Part of the Lotus japonicus ecotype B-129 chromosome 6, LjGifu_v1.2 genome, ATTTCATATTACATAAATTATTCTTACAAATAATAGACacataacttaaaaacaaacccgtgcaacgcacgggtttaatttctagtttaTACAATTATAGTAAAATGCTTGACATGGAATGGAATAGTACGATTTAAAAGTACATGTAGCAAAGAATGGGACTCAAAGTTAGATtagaattaaaaagaaaaaaagagttaCCGATCCAGGATCGAACCTGCGACCTTGGATTTATAATCATAAGATTTAGCCAACTGACCTAATTAAAAGTTAGGAAGACGGAActccaaatcaaatatatatcTTCTAAATATAGTAGAGAATGAGACTCCAAAATAAcagcaaaatgaaaaaaaattggcCCATGCAGGTCTCGAACCTGCGACCTTCGCGTTATTAGCACGACGCTCTAACCAGCTGAGCTAATAGGCCAGTTGTTCGAATTGTTTCAGAAATACTATAAATACTAAAACTATATATTTTGCAACGCAAGTTGAGTTGCAATTGTGAAATCAAAAGCAGTGTCATTGCATTGTAAGACAGCGCATAAAACAATGTACGTAGAGAATGATTTTAGGCAGTCAGTTGATGCCTAAACCACAAGATGAGATCAAAATTCATATGTGATGGTCTACTTTTAATTTACcccttcattttattttagataTTGATCGAAAAAGTACAAGTACAAGTACTAGGGAACAAACCAACACAATGCTCCATATTTATCCATATCAGAATTGTTACCAATTCCTCTTCAATTATTTTGAGTTTTGTACGAGTATACATTAACACAAGCAATGAAGTAGTAGAATGTCCCAAGACGAGGGTTCAAATCTTACAAGTAATTAACGGATTTGCTGAAGAAGTAGTAGAATGTATATATGATGAAAACATGAGTATTAACCCCAGTTAAGGGTTAATTTGACATACAAATACATAGCAGAACATTTTCATGTATTTCAAGGGCTTCTATGCTTAAAAAGACCTGCAAGTTGCTGTGGTGTGCTATGACCTCTGTGGCTTGGTCCTGAAGGTGGAACGTGACCccttgcaagcaaagacatgacAGAACCTCCTTTTCCATTGTTGGCTTGTTGCATAGACATAAATTTTGATCGAGTTGCAGAAGCTCTGTTTGCTGCTAACATTAGTAAGATTATAATGAGCCAACAGAGGAAAGGAAGTTTGGCACCTGATAAAGTAGTAGACATGATGTTTAATTTTGTTGTGGATGTAAATAGCtagatataaaatatatttggtACGTTTAGGAATAAAATATATTTGGTACGTTTAGGAGTAAATAAGACAATTGGATACTATTCCATATTTATAGGGAACACTAGAGGTTTGAACTTTCGGTTATATTTAACATTGAGATTTGAGAAATAACTTTGGCACCTcccaacaaaagagaaaaagaagaaaatatttgTATATTTAAGGAATTTCATCAAGTTGAGATACTTTTGAGCATTAAATTTGTAATTAAAGGCCTTAATTTGGGGAGGAAATGGGTTCAATTGGCACCAACTTTTTCTTGGTTCTTGCTTTGCGATTATGTCAAGCAAAGGACATATATGCATGTGCATACATTGACTATGGTTGTGCTAGTGCCCACATTATGCACATTATGTGTAAAAGAATGTCTTCTCACCTTTATGCTCTAAAATTCACAATTTCATCAgtaaaattatataataaggACCTTATAAATGATGGTTGATTAGTATACGGAAGCATTACTTAATTAGGAAAATTACATGCATGGAAGGTTTTTTCACTACTTGAGTAACATGTCTAAACTCAGTACACCAAATTAATGTAGCTATGATATGACCGATAGTTTAAATAATTGGTGAAAAAaatatagtcttaagagatagCTGGATATAGTTGAAATAGTACGTAGGGTGTGATCGATCATGGTTATTGATTAGTGGAAGACTTTTTGGCAATTGAAAGGAACACAACATGTATTGAATTAAAAGAGAGCTTTTATTTCTTTAGAGATAGATGACAGTGAAATGAAATTATATAGACTTTTGAATTAAAAGAGAGCTTTTATTTCTTTATGATGGTACAACTTGTATACTAGTTTGGAGATTGTTCACGTAGGGAATCCTAAGCGGCAGAGATAGAATCAATAGGGTTGTCCATCGAATGGTTTTGAGGTGTCGATTTTGTTGAGTGAAAAACACGACAAACTAATGCCTGTCTTTAGTTTGGTCGGATGTCGAGTTTTGAGAGTGCGGGTGAATTCAGACCAACAAGACAAATAAAAGGCCGAGGAGGAAAAAATTGCTTTCATGTGATGgatccaaaaaaaattcaccaaaaaaataaagaagagtAGTTCATTATCATAATGTTATATCGTCGTCTAGAAAATTCCCACAAAATAGAAAAGAtcacattaaaaataaaagatacacGAACGATGGTGCTCGGAGATGACAAAAGGCGGCACCTTGGTATGTTGTGGCCTATGGTGAAGAACATGAAAAGACACTAGATCCAGAGATGACAAGAGTGTGCAACAGACTGAACATAACATATATTGCCTTCTTTGGTGGAGCTATTGACCGATCCAAAGATGGTACTTGTGAAAAGGAGATGAAAGAAGAGAAGGTGGTCGTGTGGACCATAGTGGGGGTGGGGGGTTGagggagcaattgtggctaggGAGAAGGAAGACGCAAGAGAATAGAAGAGGTGATATTTGCTAGCTAGGGTTGAGgagaaatgaaagagaagaaatgagagaGCTAGGTTAACTGGTTAAACACTTAAGCCAATAAAGTTTTCGACCGTATCTCACATTTAGGCTTGGACtgaagaagtttttttttttttataattaatatagccACTTTAATCGAGCTGGAGCCCAAACTGAAATCTACTGTGTTAGACTAAAGAAAACCGCACTTTATCACCTGTTGGATATATCAACTACCCGACTCGACCCATCCAAGTACAAATAAAGTGTTTAGGGTTAACATTTATTATTAGTCAACCAtgtaattatataaatagagtgtttcattatcaataatattcACGGAATACAATTATATTCCTTCCCTTCACATTTAAGTGAGGTGAATTTCTTGCTGGAGTAGCTAGTTCCAGTTTCCAACAATAAGAACATCTACTAATTAAAGGACATGACACCATGCACAGCACATTGGACGTTAAGACAACGTACACCATCGCGTCGCATGTGAACCGACTTCGAGGATTTCCACTTTCATTGTATTCAGACTAGTGCTCCCATGCATTCGGCTTCAGTTTCCAGTGCATCTTCTCATAGATTAATTCGCTTGTAACAAGTTCACACATGCAGGGTCACCAATTGTGGACACTTTTATAGATACGTTCCACTACACCGTGTGTTAGCTTCAAACCGTTGCAAATAgcagatatttttatttttaaaattatataatttggGACGGTAAAAAATGGCTACAACTATTTATCTGCCTTTTAAAattagatttttaaaaaatattgcatttaatcctttttatcttttgttcggTCCAATTACATagcttttaatttattttttcaaattcaCTTATCTTTTGTTGGTCTAGTAGTCTATTAGTAGCTAGTAAATTAGTATATCGATCGTGGATTCATATCTTTCGGTTTAATTTAGACAAATTTATTTTGTGTTCATGATTTTCCATGCAGGGCGGTTTTTGTGGAGCCCTTGTGTTGGTTTAAAAGGGGCAATTTCACAAGAGCAACTCGTGGGCAATCGCATTTTTCGTTAACATTGATATCGTCACTTTTCATGTGTATGTATATGTATGAATAACTTGATGATTattgatcaaatcattgacatgTATACAAACGGCATGGATGCACGAAAAGTGACCAATAATGTTAGGCCCCAAATACTTCACTTTAGCTTAATTTAGGTGTAACCTCtttttgaaacaaaaattaAGCTTAATTGAGAATAAATTTTGACAACATCCTTCTTAATTAAGtaggtttttttttgtacatcggaaagataaattgcacctatCTGGAATTGATCCCTCCCAGGACCTCCCCCACCCAACTCACATGTgtcctaactcttaccacttaagctatcattcGGTTAAATAACAAACAAACAttacaaacaaaaaaatccAGTCTAGATAACATCAGAAGAACATAGTACAACCAATAACAGAGTACAAACTGAGTAGAGATTAAGTATTGCTACaataaggcaacaaatcaacCTCAGCTCGATCCTTTTTACAACTCTCTCTAtctaaaaatgaaaatcatcaaTACAATATAAATCTTTTCTCCAATGTAATCCATCATATTTAGTGCATTTAATAACTTTCAAGGTGATTCTTTCAATGGCATGCGTTATAGATAGTCAAAACCTCAGCTTCAAACGTCCATAGCAAAGAATAAGGAATAACAATGACCCAAATTTCTTTAATTTGTTTGTATTAACTCTTAAGTATGCCAATATATAATTGGTAAGTCTCACTAACTTTAACTTTGAATGATGAAAAGGACACAATAAAAACAGTTGAATAGAAGTCTTGGAAGAAGACTAAATTAACTAAACTTGGACTGCGCAAATCTTAATTAGATCTCTTTCAAGGAAGACTTTTGAAAGGGATATATAGAAGAATGGGATTGGGAAGAAAGCATGAACCTTCTTGACATGCATATTGTGTGCTTGTCGTCGTTGATGACTTTTCTGGTGAgctcaatttttttattcaaacacGTAACTTAAAACGAGAGAGACTCCTTAAttttgagaaaagaaaaatagagaacTAATCAATCAATAAGTCAATGATCACGTTTATCACTGAAACGTGAAATCACAACCCATTCTGATATGCTTTTATATTCCAATCATgctaataaaaaaatgtaattaaggTGCAGTGTCACAAGCTGCAATTTGGAGGCCAATAGTATGAGACGGTGATCCCTTTCTAAACAAAATCATCTTCATGAAAAGTAACAAACAACAGTTGGGTACTTTTTAGGTTCAAGTTATACATATATATCTTGACGCGTTTTCCTTCTTTCTGGCCAAGTCTTGTTTCCCCCAAAATGCAACCCTAGTATTAGGGTGAACATGGCCGGGTAAATCCAATGAACCCacccaacccaatccgatccaatagaaaaaatacgggttggatcgggcaatcgggttagtcggatggattttactacaacccaaccaagttcggatcggatttcggattcagttcaaatccatccaacccaacccagaatccatacatataataataatttttataattttactcatacttggagtgctagtgtcggagtgatgactttttgaaactttgagactttaagtatttgtagttatttgtcatatttgaacttagagtatttgttcgtagttatttgttacatgtttatatatagttatttggcatgttggagaaatctaagttctaagtgtcatgacatgacatttagtgttgtttttcactttttagatattatttatattagattgtttcatgtcatttggtaatgaagttttatgttttcatgatatttgactatatgtcatttatgtggtattatttctataactttttgtgtctttttcatgctatttagtattataacatatttagtattttttataaatttttctgattttataataatttttgcaagattttttaatatttcagatatattattattttaatataatgacccaataaatccatccaacccaatccaaacttcgtcgggttggttcggatcgggtccgaagaagaaattcgtgaaatccaacccaacccaacccaacccagacaattttgatcggttcggattttattttgaccaaaattcatccaacccaacccatgtgcacccctaccTAGTATTAGTGGCAGACCACTACTTTTATACTCTACAACCATATCCATACTTTTATACTCACCTACCTTAGTAGCATTACCCCTCTAAAATTGGGTACTGGATATGTATATCAGCATCAATAATTGAAGGCCAAAGTTTATATTCATAAAGTTGTACCATAGAAAGGTTTCCAAATGAGGCTAAAGTAGAAAATTTTCTTCAAGTTTTAAAAGATATGAAATTGACTACTATGTAGTACGTAATCAAAATGCATTTGTTCAATATTGCTTCTATAAGTTAGTGCCTACATGTTATAAATTAAAGAATCAGGGattgaaattcaattttctCAATTAGTATAGTTAGTTGGTGGCTTTTTTAGatgtttcattttttcttttttttgggaAACTAGAAGCACCTTAATTAGCCAAACCAAAACCACCTAAAATTTGATGGATTCTGAAACATCCTCCTATCTTAGATGCCACAACCAGATTTATAACTTTTGAGATGTTTTCTTTGACATCCTGGAGAAAATAACTCTACTTTCAGTTGTAACTAATAATCTTATAGTCTAATTTAAAATCAGGTTATGCCATGGCCTCCCAAGTTTCAAACCAAAAATTTCTCCAAATGGTCAAACCATACATGATACATGTTCCATATGGCACAAACAAATTGTATTCCAATCAAGATCAAGTTGATGTACAATATAAAGACCAAACACACAGAAATTGgtcaagagaaagacaaaattGTCACTACATATATTTATCCCTCAATTTAATATTGATAAATCTAAAAGGGATTGCAAATAATCCCAATACAAAAACAGAGTAGAAACAGAGACTATATACTAGAAATGGTATCTTTATACAGCTCAAGTATCCCTAATCTCTATAGTGCTGCTAATTCTTCCACCTTACAAAAGAATCTAAACAACATTACAAAGTATTTAATTAAATTGTGTTCTGATCTGATAaaggaacaaaaaaattaatacagaAGTAGCTATACTCAATGGCCAGCACCAGGGCTAGGAACAGATCGGAGGAGAAGTCGTTCAGTGAGGTGACGAGCAATGAGCTTCTCATCAACCTCCACAGAGTGACCTTTCTTGCTTGGTGTAGAAGTTGGAACATTTCCCTTGGGAAGTGAACTCAGAAACAAACTGCGACTTGAAGAAGAAGACGGGTCAACCTTCATGCTGTGCTTAGCTGAACCAATATGAAGCTTCCTTCCTTCTGGACATGAACACAGGGAAGCAAAGAAAACTGAGAACAGAACCAGCAAAGTGCCAATGCGAGCCATGGGATCAAGCTGCAACAATTGAGAACAAGAAATGGAGTTTCAGGGATTTTGGAGTTTTTGTGTTGAAATGAATAGGATTGTGTGAGAGACAGAGAGAGGGAGTGAGTTTGTGAAGGCAAAGGCGCGTTATTTATAAGACcttggttttgaagatgacaTAGGACATAGgtgatgagagagagagaaggatcTTGGGGAACAAGTTTTCAATGGTGGCCAAGTCAACATGAAGATTTTGAGAGTTTGAAAATAGGAATACTTATAAGTCACATTGATGTGTAGATACTTGAACTACTTaagtttttaattgaaaattctaTTACTAAGTGGCGTGTACAAAGAAAAATTTGTCAATATTTGAGAAAATTTTACCGTAAAAAATTTGCTCATGTATCTAAAAACTTTGAGTAGATTAGTCTCATGAttgtgattaaaaaaatattgaatgaGTTGAGTTGGAGAGGAAATTAAGGGACGTGTTGTTAGTCAGAGGAAGAGTGGGAATAATGTCAAAGTGTCTTAATTTCTTTCTTTCCAAAATAGCCACCGTT contains:
- the LOC130723538 gene encoding precursor of CEP14-like produces the protein MARIGTLLVLFSVFFASLCSCPEGRKLHIGSAKHSMKVDPSSSSSRSLFLSSLPKGNVPTSTPSKKGHSVEVDEKLIARHLTERLLLRSVPSPGAGH